Proteins encoded by one window of Halosolutus gelatinilyticus:
- a CDS encoding IclR family transcriptional regulator, translating to MARERDSKKLRTTATSIEILELVEELNGARVSEIADQMETPKSTIHGHLATLESASFLFKQGDCYHLGPELLRLGNQVRTREEGFVLAREFTERLYQELGLRSIFAVEMDGRAVFVHTASGNKMGWTHEQLGNRLYLHNTAVGKAILAELPRLRAEQTLDKWGMPEETQNTITDRETLFDELAEIRHQGYAVNHAENFRELHGIGVAATKRSGDVIGGFSITGPEHLFTDPDEEQRLADTVTEIVTEYELELALA from the coding sequence ATGGCCCGAGAACGCGACTCGAAAAAACTCCGGACAACCGCCACGTCGATAGAGATCCTCGAACTCGTCGAAGAGCTGAACGGCGCCAGAGTCTCCGAGATCGCGGACCAGATGGAGACGCCGAAGAGTACTATCCACGGCCACCTCGCGACCCTCGAATCGGCGAGCTTCCTGTTCAAACAGGGGGATTGTTACCACCTCGGTCCCGAACTGCTGCGGTTGGGGAATCAGGTCCGGACTCGCGAAGAGGGGTTCGTCCTTGCGCGCGAATTCACGGAGCGACTGTACCAGGAGCTAGGACTCAGGTCGATCTTTGCCGTCGAGATGGACGGGAGAGCCGTGTTCGTCCACACGGCGTCGGGGAACAAGATGGGCTGGACCCACGAGCAGCTCGGAAATCGACTCTATCTCCACAACACCGCCGTCGGGAAAGCGATACTCGCCGAACTCCCTCGATTGCGGGCCGAGCAGACGCTCGATAAATGGGGAATGCCGGAGGAGACGCAGAACACGATCACGGACCGAGAAACGCTGTTCGACGAACTCGCCGAGATCCGTCACCAGGGCTACGCCGTCAACCACGCCGAGAACTTCCGGGAACTCCACGGAATCGGCGTCGCGGCGACCAAACGATCGGGTGATGTGATCGGCGGGTTCAGCATCACCGGTCCGGAACATCTGTTCACTGACCCCGACGAAGAGCAACGACTCGCCGACACGGTTACGGAGATCGTCACCGAGTACGAACTCGAACTCGCGCTCGCGTAG
- a CDS encoding glycerate kinase type-2 family protein, whose protein sequence is MIPDADAVADPDRRLALECIAAGIQAAEPATVIDERVSVRGSQLVVAGDRYDLDSSEDVVVVGGGNAAATAARALETVLGDRIDRGAVVTDNPVETDRIEVLPGDHPLPSERGVESTRRILEIAQSAGADDLVLAIITGGGSALMPAPAEGIDLSSLRSTTERLLGSGAAIGEINAVRKHCSAFKGGRLAAAASPATVLGFAFSDVVGNRLDVIASGPLAPDESTFADALSVLDRYDIDVPNAVETRLRRGEDGAYPETPGPDDPAFESVTQYVLADGNTALDAAAETAREAGYEPLVLSSRIRGEAREAAKVVAGIAEECVATETPVAPPTVLLSGGETTVTIRSDGVGGPNQEFALSAALELSEPDVVVASVDTDGIDGNSDAAGALATRETIEPESEARTALLNNDAGGFLDRRDASIVTGPTGTNVNDLRVFVLPEH, encoded by the coding sequence ATGATTCCGGATGCAGACGCGGTCGCCGATCCGGATCGGCGACTGGCGCTCGAGTGTATCGCCGCCGGCATCCAGGCCGCGGAACCCGCGACGGTGATCGACGAGCGGGTTTCCGTACGCGGGTCGCAGCTCGTCGTCGCGGGCGATCGGTACGACCTCGATTCGTCCGAGGACGTGGTCGTCGTCGGCGGTGGCAACGCCGCCGCCACGGCGGCGCGCGCCCTCGAAACCGTTCTGGGGGATCGGATCGATCGCGGCGCGGTCGTGACCGACAATCCGGTCGAGACGGACCGGATCGAGGTGCTCCCCGGGGACCATCCCCTCCCGAGCGAGCGGGGCGTCGAGAGCACGCGGCGGATTCTCGAGATCGCCCAGTCCGCCGGGGCCGACGACCTGGTGCTCGCGATCATCACGGGCGGTGGAAGCGCCCTCATGCCCGCGCCCGCCGAGGGAATCGACCTCTCGAGTCTCCGTTCCACCACCGAACGACTGCTGGGAAGCGGCGCCGCGATCGGCGAGATCAATGCCGTCCGCAAGCACTGCTCGGCGTTCAAGGGCGGCCGACTCGCCGCGGCCGCGTCGCCAGCGACGGTCCTCGGGTTCGCGTTCAGCGACGTCGTCGGCAACCGGCTCGACGTGATCGCCAGCGGCCCGCTCGCCCCCGACGAGTCGACGTTCGCCGACGCGCTGTCGGTCCTCGATCGCTACGACATCGACGTCCCGAACGCGGTCGAGACCCGACTTCGCCGGGGCGAGGACGGCGCGTACCCGGAAACGCCGGGTCCGGACGATCCCGCGTTCGAATCGGTAACGCAGTACGTCCTCGCGGACGGGAACACGGCTCTAGACGCCGCGGCCGAGACGGCCCGAGAGGCCGGATACGAGCCGCTGGTGCTCAGTTCGCGCATCCGCGGGGAGGCCCGGGAGGCGGCCAAAGTCGTCGCGGGCATCGCCGAAGAGTGCGTGGCCACCGAAACGCCGGTCGCACCGCCGACGGTCCTCCTCTCGGGCGGCGAGACGACCGTCACCATCCGGAGCGACGGCGTCGGCGGTCCCAACCAGGAGTTCGCCCTGAGCGCGGCCCTGGAGCTGTCCGAACCCGACGTCGTCGTCGCGAGCGTCGACACCGATGGTATCGACGGGAACTCGGACGCCGCCGGCGCTCTCGCGACCCGGGAGACGATCGAACCGGAGTCCGAGGCGCGGACGGCGCTTCTGAACAACGACGCCGGAGGCTTCCTCGATCGACGGGACGCCTCGATCGTCACCGGTCCGACCGGGACGAACGTCAACGATCTCCGGGTGTTCGTTTTACCCGAGCACTGA
- a CDS encoding DUF362 domain-containing protein: MDSNPSRRSLAVPEASISEACGETPLPELGVIEQVWETNPIPPDEIADRAGEAFASLPLETVPDGGEIALGVGSRGIANLATIVAGVVDEAQDRGYEPFVFPAMGSHGGATAEGQREMLADLGVDESTVGCEIRSSMAVVEVGRTADRDVPVVADANAVSADAIVPINRVKPHTDFDGTVESGLSKMLVIGMGKQRGAKIAHDWAVDWSLRNMIPEITEQLLDELPVAGGVAILEDQRDDTTLLEGVPPSGFLDREEELLERAYDCMPTLPFQDIDVLVLDSQGKDISGQGMDTNVIGRRPFAIQEPEPDLPVIKRIYTRGLTETTHGNAMGMGSADFVHADLLQEIDIPTTLINALTASTTRGVRLPPAVETDRAGLIAALSTIGIVDPETVRVVRAPDTMHLQYLYASTALVEEAREREDLRVIEEPSPIEFESGDFAAPSPRESAARDGPSND; this comes from the coding sequence ATGGATTCGAACCCATCGAGACGTTCACTGGCAGTTCCCGAAGCGTCGATCAGCGAGGCGTGCGGCGAAACGCCCCTCCCGGAGCTTGGCGTGATCGAGCAAGTGTGGGAGACGAACCCGATACCGCCGGACGAGATCGCCGACCGCGCGGGAGAGGCGTTCGCATCGCTGCCCCTCGAAACCGTCCCCGACGGCGGCGAGATCGCGCTCGGCGTCGGCAGCCGCGGCATCGCGAACCTCGCTACGATCGTCGCCGGCGTCGTCGACGAAGCGCAAGACCGCGGCTACGAGCCGTTCGTGTTCCCGGCGATGGGCAGCCACGGCGGGGCCACTGCGGAGGGGCAACGCGAGATGCTGGCCGACCTCGGCGTCGACGAGTCGACCGTCGGCTGCGAGATCCGCTCGAGCATGGCGGTCGTCGAAGTCGGCCGGACCGCCGATCGCGACGTCCCGGTCGTCGCCGACGCGAACGCCGTTTCGGCCGATGCCATCGTGCCCATAAACCGGGTCAAACCGCACACCGACTTCGACGGCACCGTAGAGAGCGGCCTCTCGAAGATGCTCGTCATCGGGATGGGCAAACAGCGCGGGGCGAAGATCGCCCACGACTGGGCGGTCGACTGGTCGCTCCGGAACATGATCCCCGAAATCACCGAGCAGTTGCTCGACGAGTTGCCCGTCGCGGGCGGCGTCGCGATTCTGGAGGATCAGCGCGACGACACGACCCTCCTCGAAGGGGTGCCGCCGTCGGGGTTCCTCGACCGCGAGGAGGAGCTCCTCGAGCGGGCCTACGACTGTATGCCGACGCTTCCGTTTCAGGATATCGACGTGCTCGTCCTCGACTCCCAGGGAAAGGATATCAGCGGCCAGGGGATGGACACGAACGTCATCGGTCGCCGTCCGTTCGCCATCCAGGAGCCGGAGCCGGACCTCCCCGTCATCAAGCGGATCTACACGCGCGGCCTGACGGAGACGACCCACGGCAACGCGATGGGGATGGGGTCGGCCGACTTCGTCCACGCGGACTTGCTTCAGGAGATCGACATTCCAACGACGCTCATCAACGCGCTGACGGCGAGCACGACCAGGGGTGTCCGCCTCCCGCCGGCCGTTGAAACTGACCGTGCGGGCCTCATCGCCGCGCTGTCGACCATCGGCATCGTCGATCCCGAGACGGTCCGGGTCGTCCGCGCGCCGGATACCATGCACCTCCAGTACCTCTACGCCTCGACGGCGCTCGTCGAGGAGGCGCGCGAGCGCGAGGACCTTCGGGTGATCGAGGAGCCCTCGCCGATCGAATTCGAATCGGGCGACTTCGCGGCGCCGTCGCCCCGCGAGTCGGCCGCGCGTGACGGGCCGAGTAACGATTGA
- a CDS encoding Gfo/Idh/MocA family protein codes for MQEIGIIMNGVTGRMGTNQHLIRSILAIRDEGGVELPSGERVMPDPLLVGRNERKLRELSEEHGVDRWLTDPDLETCLDGDDEIYFDSQVTPRRPEALLKAMEAGKDVYCEKPLAGDLETALEVAQTAERSGVKHGIVQDKLWLPGLLKLQRLIDQDFFGDILSVRVEFGYWVFTGHIQPAQRPSWNYRAEDGGGIIDDMFSHWSYVLENLFGRVEAVRCLEKTHVPERVDENGEAYEATADDAAYAIMELEDDVVAQLNSSWAVRVNRDDLLEIQVDGTRGSAVAGLRDCKTQHHANTPKPEWNPDTPKEHDFYEDWEPVPTNRELENAFKIQWKKFIRHVVSDEPFPWDFAAGARGVQLTEASYQSADEQRRVAIDELEI; via the coding sequence ATGCAAGAAATCGGAATCATCATGAACGGCGTGACCGGCCGCATGGGAACGAACCAGCATCTCATCCGATCCATCCTCGCGATCCGCGACGAGGGCGGCGTCGAGCTGCCGAGCGGGGAACGGGTCATGCCGGATCCGCTGCTGGTCGGCCGGAACGAGCGGAAGCTCCGGGAACTGAGCGAGGAACACGGGGTGGACCGCTGGCTCACCGACCCGGACTTGGAGACGTGTCTCGACGGCGACGACGAGATCTATTTCGACTCGCAAGTCACCCCTCGACGTCCCGAGGCGCTGTTGAAAGCCATGGAGGCCGGGAAGGACGTCTACTGCGAAAAACCGCTGGCGGGCGACCTCGAAACCGCGCTGGAAGTCGCCCAAACGGCGGAGCGAAGCGGCGTCAAACACGGCATCGTCCAGGACAAGCTCTGGCTGCCCGGCCTGCTGAAACTACAGCGGCTGATCGATCAGGACTTCTTCGGCGACATCCTCTCGGTTCGCGTCGAGTTCGGCTACTGGGTGTTCACCGGCCACATCCAGCCCGCACAGCGCCCTTCCTGGAACTACCGCGCCGAGGACGGCGGCGGCATCATCGACGACATGTTCTCTCACTGGAGTTACGTGCTCGAGAACCTCTTCGGTCGCGTCGAAGCGGTCCGCTGTCTCGAGAAGACGCACGTTCCCGAACGCGTCGACGAGAACGGCGAGGCCTACGAGGCGACGGCCGACGACGCGGCCTACGCCATCATGGAACTCGAAGACGACGTCGTCGCCCAACTGAACTCGTCGTGGGCGGTTCGCGTCAACCGCGACGACCTGCTCGAGATCCAGGTCGACGGGACGAGAGGCAGCGCCGTCGCGGGCCTGCGCGACTGCAAGACCCAACACCACGCCAACACCCCCAAGCCGGAGTGGAACCCCGACACGCCGAAGGAACACGACTTCTACGAGGACTGGGAGCCCGTGCCGACCAACCGGGAGCTGGAGAACGCGTTCAAAATCCAGTGGAAGAAGTTCATCCGACACGTCGTCTCGGACGAGCCGTTCCCGTGGGACTTCGCCGCCGGAGCGCGCGGCGTCCAGCTCACCGAGGCGAGCTATCAGTCCGCGGACGAACAGCGTCGCGTCGCCATCGACGAGCTCGAGATCTGA
- a CDS encoding fumarylacetoacetate hydrolase family protein: MHFVRYTDGAGPSWGVQTDAGIHALADLPAGEPSYQDLTNRRYLDQLEQHVDTGTLSTIDPDEVNLLAPVPRPPKIVCVGLNYRDHAEEQDEELPDVPLLFAKAPTTVTNPNSPIVHPAGEQVDYEVELAIVIGRRAKNLDEDEVDDYVAGYTILNDVSGRDAQFADGQFFRGKSYDTFSPMGPALVAGQAFDPNNVDVELRVDGETKQSSNTEQFIFDVHEVVSYISGNMTLEPGDVISTGTPGGVGIFRDPVDLLEPGRTCEAEIEGIGTLTNPVVEE, from the coding sequence ATGCACTTCGTTCGATACACCGACGGTGCCGGCCCCAGCTGGGGCGTACAAACCGATGCAGGTATCCACGCGCTCGCCGATCTTCCGGCGGGCGAGCCCTCGTACCAGGACCTTACGAACCGACGGTACCTCGACCAGCTGGAGCAACACGTCGACACCGGGACCCTCTCGACGATCGACCCCGACGAGGTGAACCTCTTGGCACCGGTCCCTCGTCCCCCCAAGATCGTCTGCGTGGGGCTCAACTACCGCGATCACGCCGAGGAACAGGACGAAGAGCTCCCGGACGTTCCGCTCCTGTTCGCGAAGGCGCCGACGACGGTGACGAACCCGAACAGTCCGATCGTCCACCCGGCGGGCGAACAGGTCGACTACGAAGTCGAACTCGCGATCGTGATCGGACGCAGGGCGAAGAACCTCGACGAGGACGAGGTCGACGACTACGTCGCCGGCTACACGATCCTCAACGACGTGAGCGGACGGGACGCGCAGTTCGCCGACGGCCAGTTCTTCCGCGGGAAGAGCTACGACACGTTCTCGCCGATGGGGCCGGCGCTCGTCGCGGGCCAGGCGTTCGACCCCAACAACGTCGACGTCGAACTGCGCGTCGACGGGGAGACGAAACAGTCCTCGAACACCGAGCAGTTCATCTTCGACGTCCACGAGGTCGTCTCGTACATCAGCGGGAACATGACGCTCGAACCCGGCGACGTCATCTCGACCGGGACGCCGGGCGGCGTCGGCATCTTCCGCGACCCCGTCGACCTGCTCGAACCGGGCCGGACCTGCGAGGCCGAAATCGAGGGAATCGGGACGCTCACGAATCCCGTCGTGGAGGAGTGA
- a CDS encoding ABC transporter permease: protein MSLRTDRRVWKARRWTERQIPTLLALVVMLLLWEGIARLIDNNRIFASIGYTQRQLSAEMDTVLIRITETFTSVVVAFIIAVIVGVLLGLVVAELFTVRQMTMPVIIFAYAVPHPILAPMFIIWFLVVGDITLFTFTGPAAYLLDSVTAAQAEQAVAISGVTTFGAWVGFFPVFLNTITGMNELEDRFEHLGTLLGATRWQMVKYFRFWRALPNITSSMKSTVQLSIVGVIVAEFIASSQGIGYQIILAWKGANLGYMFGVVLVIMLASYAFYQSVVWTLKVVTPPGSV, encoded by the coding sequence ATGTCGCTCAGAACCGATCGGAGGGTGTGGAAAGCGCGGCGGTGGACCGAGCGACAGATACCGACGCTGCTCGCGCTCGTCGTCATGCTCTTGCTCTGGGAGGGTATCGCGCGTCTCATCGATAACAACCGGATCTTCGCCAGCATCGGGTACACCCAACGACAGCTGTCAGCGGAGATGGACACCGTCCTCATTAGGATCACGGAGACGTTCACGTCGGTCGTGGTCGCGTTTATCATCGCCGTCATCGTCGGCGTCCTGCTCGGTCTCGTGGTGGCTGAACTGTTCACCGTCCGGCAGATGACGATGCCCGTGATCATCTTCGCGTACGCCGTGCCCCACCCGATTCTGGCGCCGATGTTCATCATCTGGTTTCTGGTCGTCGGCGACATCACGCTGTTCACGTTCACGGGTCCCGCCGCGTACCTGCTCGACTCCGTCACCGCCGCACAGGCCGAGCAGGCCGTCGCTATCAGCGGCGTCACGACGTTCGGCGCCTGGGTCGGATTCTTCCCGGTGTTCCTCAACACCATCACCGGAATGAACGAACTCGAGGACCGATTCGAGCACTTGGGCACCCTGCTCGGAGCGACCAGGTGGCAGATGGTCAAGTACTTCCGGTTCTGGCGCGCCCTGCCGAACATCACCTCGAGCATGAAGTCGACGGTGCAACTCTCCATCGTGGGCGTCATCGTCGCGGAGTTCATCGCCTCCTCCCAGGGAATCGGCTACCAGATCATCCTGGCGTGGAAGGGGGCGAACCTCGGATACATGTTCGGCGTGGTCCTCGTCATCATGCTCGCGTCCTACGCGTTCTATCAATCCGTCGTGTGGACGCTGAAGGTAGTCACCCCGCCCGGATCGGTCTAA
- a CDS encoding ABC transporter permease, with protein MIAKAARKLGIEVTGERGLSVENTRLMRWGLSAVGVVLLLVFWEGAIRLLALNPRYFPGPIDVVTELERIWPAIVSVLPNTISAAVVGYLIALALSIVVAMPLVADERLMNALMPFIIGTNTIPRIALTPLVIYWVSFFTIADLVIANYIMAIWVAFFPMLIAAIDGFRNVDEDTENMLRVYDASTWQEFKYVRFKQALPFIFDGMKIGFILAMIGAVVGEFISGTPGIGSMASSAIGRTSVSRAFAIVLVAGFISTGVVLVIYLIESRVIFWRESSIMGGES; from the coding sequence ATGATCGCCAAAGCCGCGCGAAAACTGGGAATCGAGGTAACCGGCGAGCGAGGGCTCTCCGTGGAGAACACCCGACTGATGCGATGGGGGCTGTCGGCCGTCGGCGTCGTCCTGCTTCTGGTGTTCTGGGAGGGGGCCATACGTCTCCTGGCGCTCAATCCGCGATACTTCCCGGGGCCCATCGACGTCGTGACCGAACTCGAGCGGATCTGGCCGGCCATCGTGAGTGTCCTTCCCAACACGATCTCCGCCGCGGTCGTCGGCTACCTGATCGCACTCGCGCTCTCGATCGTCGTCGCGATGCCGCTGGTGGCAGACGAGCGGCTCATGAACGCGCTCATGCCGTTTATCATCGGCACGAACACGATCCCGCGAATCGCGCTGACGCCGCTTGTCATCTACTGGGTCAGCTTCTTCACCATCGCCGATCTGGTCATCGCGAACTACATCATGGCGATCTGGGTCGCGTTCTTCCCGATGCTGATCGCCGCCATCGACGGATTTCGAAACGTCGACGAGGATACCGAGAACATGCTCAGGGTCTACGACGCATCGACCTGGCAGGAATTCAAGTACGTTCGGTTCAAGCAGGCCCTTCCCTTCATCTTCGACGGCATGAAGATCGGGTTCATTCTGGCGATGATCGGGGCCGTCGTCGGCGAGTTCATCAGCGGCACCCCCGGCATCGGCTCGATGGCCTCGTCCGCGATCGGCCGGACCAGCGTCTCGCGGGCGTTCGCGATCGTGCTCGTGGCCGGATTCATCAGCACGGGCGTCGTGCTGGTGATCTACCTGATCGAAAGCCGCGTAATCTTCTGGCGGGAATCCAGCATTATGGGGGGTGAGAGCTAA
- a CDS encoding Gfo/Idh/MocA family protein, translating to MRPKIGYVGVDHHHRDPYFTIAGGLGLDITSVCEPGREIDLAELTAMDDRPDEITTEGGNVADLVSDATAYADPHRLVEEGDIDVVWITYRSDETPAIVDTAVENGVHVVSEKPIARTAADLEEIATRANEAGVTVSPTLYYRTNPVAMELRNRVRDGFFGDVWTVEGRFNASQLSYRDTDHYLYDRATSRGGALQWIGPHWVDVMPWILDDPIARVNAQFHEAEEADVDAGAVLQFETEDGTLGTYHTGYYLSDRGKDTHFGLYGTDAQALTPLHHDSLQHEPTIPLEITSADPEWSAAPKQTTAFEFTYDRFPAWGDFVYDYFEAYFDGYETGDVPATVDDAVQLLRVLDAAYESAERDSWAEVAD from the coding sequence ATGCGACCGAAGATCGGTTACGTCGGCGTAGACCACCACCACCGCGATCCGTACTTTACGATCGCCGGCGGGCTCGGCCTCGACATCACGAGCGTCTGCGAGCCGGGACGCGAGATCGACCTCGCCGAACTCACGGCGATGGACGACCGGCCCGACGAGATAACGACGGAGGGCGGCAACGTAGCAGACCTCGTCTCGGATGCGACGGCGTACGCGGATCCGCACCGCTTGGTCGAAGAGGGGGATATCGACGTCGTCTGGATCACGTATCGGAGCGACGAAACGCCCGCGATCGTCGATACCGCGGTCGAAAACGGCGTCCACGTCGTTAGCGAGAAGCCGATTGCGCGGACCGCCGCCGACCTGGAGGAGATCGCGACGCGCGCGAACGAGGCGGGTGTCACCGTTTCGCCGACGCTGTACTATCGGACGAATCCCGTCGCGATGGAACTGCGAAACCGGGTCCGTGACGGCTTCTTCGGCGACGTCTGGACCGTAGAGGGGCGCTTCAACGCCAGTCAGCTCTCCTATCGGGATACCGACCATTATCTCTACGATCGGGCGACGAGTCGCGGCGGCGCCCTGCAGTGGATCGGCCCGCACTGGGTCGACGTGATGCCGTGGATACTCGACGACCCGATCGCGCGGGTGAACGCACAGTTTCACGAGGCCGAGGAGGCCGACGTCGACGCAGGGGCCGTCCTCCAGTTCGAGACGGAAGACGGGACGCTGGGAACGTATCACACCGGCTACTACCTGAGCGACCGCGGAAAGGACACGCACTTCGGCCTCTACGGGACGGATGCGCAGGCCCTGACGCCGCTGCACCACGACTCGCTCCAGCACGAACCGACGATTCCCCTCGAGATCACGTCGGCGGATCCCGAGTGGTCGGCCGCGCCGAAGCAGACCACAGCGTTCGAGTTCACTTACGATCGCTTCCCGGCCTGGGGCGATTTCGTCTACGATTACTTCGAAGCGTATTTCGACGGATACGAGACGGGAGACGTTCCCGCGACGGTCGACGACGCGGTCCAGCTCCTCCGGGTTCTCGACGCAGCGTACGAATCCGCCGAGCGGGACAGCTGGGCCGAGGTCGCCGACTGA
- a CDS encoding ABC transporter ATP-binding protein, producing MISYDDVNKIYGTDPAEESVTALRDIDLGVERGEFVSVVGPSGCGKTTLLHLAAGILEPTKGTVEVNGADVQSSRHEPSEVGLVFQHPVALQWRTVRKNVLLPVQILMENGALDGEMDEYRERAEELISLVGLDGFGDAYPNELSGGMQQRVTISQALIYNPSVLLMDEPFGALDAMTKNELNLELLRIWRETEKTVLFITHDLDEAVFLSDRAVILSPRPGEVSGDIEIDLERPRTDDTRSSERFVELSTELHRHFKSLE from the coding sequence ATGATCTCGTACGACGACGTGAACAAGATATACGGTACCGATCCGGCCGAAGAGTCCGTAACGGCGCTTCGAGACATCGACCTCGGCGTCGAACGCGGCGAGTTCGTGTCGGTGGTCGGCCCCTCCGGGTGCGGCAAGACCACGCTGTTGCACCTCGCCGCCGGCATTCTCGAGCCGACGAAGGGCACGGTCGAAGTGAACGGCGCCGACGTCCAGAGCTCCCGGCACGAGCCCAGCGAAGTCGGACTCGTGTTCCAACACCCCGTCGCGCTCCAGTGGCGGACGGTGCGCAAGAACGTTTTACTCCCCGTTCAGATACTGATGGAAAACGGCGCGCTCGACGGGGAGATGGACGAGTACCGCGAGCGGGCCGAGGAACTCATCTCGCTCGTGGGACTCGACGGGTTCGGCGACGCCTACCCGAACGAACTCTCCGGCGGCATGCAACAGCGGGTGACGATCAGTCAGGCGCTGATCTACAATCCGTCGGTCCTCCTGATGGACGAGCCGTTCGGGGCGCTCGACGCGATGACGAAGAACGAACTCAACCTCGAGTTGCTCCGAATCTGGCGCGAGACCGAGAAAACGGTCCTGTTCATCACTCACGACCTCGACGAAGCCGTCTTCCTCTCGGATCGGGCCGTCATCCTCTCTCCCCGCCCGGGAGAGGTTTCCGGCGACATCGAGATCGACCTCGAGCGACCGCGAACAGACGACACCCGTAGTTCGGAGCGCTTCGTCGAGCTGTCGACCGAACTCCATCGGCACTTCAAGAGTTTAGAATGA
- a CDS encoding VOC family protein yields the protein MTLLHTAIRVSDVESNVAFYDELVGFEVVRSFETDDGTRNVFLGHPDPSAADDAALQLVESDEPVETGDFEHVALAVADVDSTVDDLDDRRIIDGPMTLDEVGVRVAFIEGPDGWEIELIENLE from the coding sequence ATGACACTCCTACACACGGCGATTCGTGTTTCGGACGTCGAATCGAACGTCGCGTTCTACGATGAACTGGTCGGTTTCGAGGTGGTCCGTTCGTTCGAGACGGACGATGGGACGAGAAACGTCTTCCTCGGCCACCCGGATCCGTCCGCCGCCGACGACGCCGCTCTCCAACTCGTCGAATCCGACGAACCGGTGGAGACGGGCGACTTCGAACACGTCGCGCTGGCCGTGGCGGACGTCGACTCGACCGTCGACGACCTCGACGATCGCAGGATTATCGACGGGCCGATGACGCTCGACGAGGTCGGCGTCCGCGTGGCGTTTATCGAGGGGCCGGACGGATGGGAGATCGAACTGATCGAGAATCTCGAATAA
- a CDS encoding IclR family transcriptional regulator yields the protein MGTKNAGSSGQRINALVKGFNIIEELKETGSTGVSDLAAALDMPTSTVHVHLRTLEELGYLIADDDGYRLSLRFLDIGGRVRGRMSVFSAARSEMIDLSQETGETVGIGVVENERRVELWQIEGEDAINDKIHVGEHTYLHWTSLGKTLLASLSDAEIDRIIDRQGLPEATENTITDRAELFAAVDGIRQQGFAIEDEERKVGIRSVSVPLTDVDGNTVAALGINAPKNRLTPPQCGEYIALLKRKANVISIRYNY from the coding sequence ATGGGAACGAAAAACGCGGGATCGTCAGGGCAACGAATCAACGCGTTGGTAAAAGGATTCAACATCATTGAAGAGTTGAAAGAGACGGGGAGCACAGGAGTCTCCGACCTCGCAGCGGCGCTCGATATGCCGACGAGTACGGTCCACGTACACCTCCGGACGCTGGAAGAGTTGGGCTACCTGATCGCCGACGACGACGGATACCGCCTGAGCTTACGATTCTTGGACATCGGGGGTCGAGTCCGGGGACGGATGAGCGTATTCTCGGCGGCGCGCAGCGAGATGATCGACCTCAGTCAGGAAACCGGTGAGACGGTCGGCATCGGCGTCGTCGAGAACGAACGGCGAGTCGAACTATGGCAAATCGAGGGCGAAGACGCCATCAACGACAAGATCCACGTCGGAGAGCACACGTACTTACACTGGACGTCGCTCGGGAAGACGCTGCTCGCGAGTCTGTCGGATGCGGAGATCGATCGCATTATCGACCGACAAGGGCTGCCGGAGGCGACCGAAAACACGATCACCGACCGAGCGGAGCTCTTCGCGGCAGTCGATGGGATCCGTCAGCAGGGGTTCGCGATCGAGGACGAGGAGCGGAAAGTCGGCATCCGCAGCGTCTCGGTTCCGCTGACCGACGTCGACGGGAACACGGTCGCCGCGCTGGGGATCAACGCGCCCAAGAACAGACTGACGCCGCCACAGTGCGGCGAGTACATCGCCCTGCTGAAACGGAAGGCGAACGTCATCTCGATTCGGTACAACTACTGA